The following proteins are co-located in the Sandaracinaceae bacterium genome:
- the hslU gene encoding ATP-dependent protease ATPase subunit HslU, with product MSEQVNGVKNLTPREIVGELDRYIVGQHKAKRAVAVALRNRWRRQQVEPDLRDEIAPKNIIMIGPTGVGKTEIARRLAKLANAPFIKVEASKFTEVGYVGRDVEAMIRDLVEIAIGLVRTEEIEAVRVRAEENAERRLLEMLARKNAPASPPTPPTPGPQSGGQMFGPFFVPGGGAQAPQAPAPPRSELEKLREKLRAGELDDEDVEIEMADNSSPFMQIFGAHGMEEMEVNLRDMLGQMPGFRGKTKRRSLKVPEALEILKQQEAEKLVDMDRVQREALTRTQQAGIVFLDEIDKVAGRQKAGSGPDVSREGVQRDLLPIVEGSTVSTKYGPVKTDHILFVAAGAFHVAQVSDLIPELQGRFPIRVELDSLEKADFVRILTEPQNSLTRQYEALLATEGLHIEFTEDAVESLADYAAQANARSENIGARRLHTVLEALLEEVSFSAPDMSEDRLRIDAAMVRSTLQPILSDDDLAKYIL from the coding sequence GTGAGCGAGCAGGTGAACGGCGTGAAGAACCTGACCCCGCGCGAGATCGTCGGGGAGCTCGACCGCTACATCGTCGGGCAGCACAAGGCCAAGCGCGCGGTCGCCGTCGCGCTGCGCAATCGGTGGCGTCGGCAGCAGGTCGAGCCCGATCTGCGCGACGAGATCGCGCCGAAGAACATCATCATGATCGGCCCGACCGGCGTCGGAAAGACGGAGATCGCGCGCCGGCTGGCGAAGCTCGCGAACGCGCCGTTCATCAAGGTCGAGGCGAGCAAGTTCACCGAGGTCGGCTACGTCGGGCGCGACGTCGAGGCGATGATCCGCGACCTCGTCGAGATCGCCATCGGGCTCGTGCGCACCGAGGAGATCGAGGCGGTCCGGGTGCGCGCCGAGGAGAACGCCGAGCGCCGGCTCCTCGAGATGCTCGCGCGGAAGAACGCCCCCGCGTCGCCGCCCACGCCGCCCACGCCCGGGCCGCAGAGCGGTGGCCAGATGTTCGGTCCGTTCTTCGTGCCCGGCGGCGGCGCTCAGGCCCCGCAGGCGCCCGCGCCGCCGCGCTCCGAGCTCGAGAAGCTGCGCGAGAAGCTGCGCGCGGGAGAGCTCGACGACGAGGACGTCGAGATCGAGATGGCCGACAACTCGAGCCCCTTCATGCAGATCTTCGGCGCGCACGGCATGGAGGAGATGGAGGTCAACCTCCGCGACATGCTCGGGCAGATGCCTGGCTTCCGCGGCAAGACCAAGCGGCGCTCGCTGAAGGTCCCCGAGGCGCTCGAGATCCTGAAGCAGCAGGAGGCCGAGAAGCTCGTCGACATGGACCGCGTCCAGCGCGAGGCGCTCACCCGGACCCAGCAGGCGGGCATCGTCTTCCTCGACGAGATCGACAAGGTCGCCGGTCGCCAGAAGGCCGGCTCGGGCCCCGACGTCTCGCGCGAGGGCGTGCAGCGCGATCTCTTGCCCATCGTCGAGGGCAGCACGGTGAGCACGAAGTACGGCCCCGTGAAGACCGACCACATCCTCTTCGTCGCCGCGGGCGCCTTCCACGTGGCGCAGGTCTCGGACCTCATCCCCGAGCTGCAGGGCCGCTTCCCGATCCGGGTCGAGCTCGACAGCCTGGAGAAGGCGGACTTCGTCCGGATCCTGACCGAGCCGCAGAACTCGCTGACCCGTCAGTACGAGGCGCTGCTCGCCACCGAGGGGCTGCACATCGAGTTCACCGAGGACGCGGTCGAGTCGCTCGCGGACTACGCGGCGCAGGCGAACGCGCGCAGCGAGAACATCGGCGCGCGCCGTCTCCACACCGTGCTCGAGGCGCTGCTCGAAGAGGTCAGCTTCTCCGCGCCCGACATGAGCGAGGACCGGCTCCGCATCGACGCGGCGATGGTCCGCTCGACGCTGCAGCCGATCTTGTCGGACGACGACCTCGCGAAGTACATCCTCTGA
- the argF gene encoding ornithine carbamoyltransferase: MTKHFRTLLDLSEAQLAALLDRADALAAARGTPAHPRPLDGKTVVILLEKASTRTRVSFEVGVYELGGHPLTLISEHTQLGRGEPLSDTARMFSGYAHAVVYRTFGHDRIEALAEHATIPVINGLSDTYHPCQLLADMQTVRGCFGKLEGITAAWIGDGNNMAHSWIYAAARSGMKLRLACPEGYDPEARIVEEARGLGAEVTVVRDPVEAVEGAHVVTTDVWASMGQEAENAIRQAAFAGFCVDEALMERAAPDAVFLHCLPAHRGEEVSAGVIDGPRSRVWKQAENRLHAQKALLVQLVGNAPD, translated from the coding sequence ATGACCAAGCACTTTCGAACCCTGCTCGACCTGAGCGAGGCGCAGCTCGCCGCGCTGCTGGACCGGGCGGACGCCCTCGCCGCCGCGCGCGGCACGCCCGCCCACCCGCGGCCGCTGGACGGCAAGACCGTGGTCATCCTCCTGGAGAAGGCGTCCACGCGGACGCGCGTCTCCTTCGAGGTCGGTGTCTACGAGCTGGGCGGTCACCCGCTGACGCTCATCAGCGAGCACACGCAGCTCGGCCGAGGCGAGCCGCTCTCCGACACGGCGCGCATGTTCTCGGGCTACGCGCACGCGGTGGTCTATCGGACCTTCGGCCACGACCGCATCGAGGCCCTCGCCGAGCACGCGACGATCCCCGTGATCAACGGCCTGTCCGACACCTACCACCCGTGCCAGCTCCTCGCGGACATGCAGACCGTGCGCGGCTGCTTCGGCAAGCTCGAGGGCATCACCGCCGCCTGGATCGGGGACGGGAACAACATGGCCCACTCCTGGATCTACGCGGCGGCGCGCTCGGGCATGAAGCTCCGCCTCGCGTGTCCCGAGGGCTACGACCCGGAGGCGCGCATCGTCGAGGAGGCGCGCGGGCTCGGGGCCGAGGTCACCGTCGTGCGCGATCCGGTCGAGGCGGTCGAAGGCGCCCACGTCGTGACGACCGACGTCTGGGCGAGCATGGGCCAGGAGGCGGAGAACGCGATCCGGCAGGCCGCGTTCGCCGGTTTCTGTGTGGACGAGGCGCTCATGGAACGCGCCGCGCCCGACGCAGTCTTCCTGCACTGCCTCCCCGCGCACCGCGGCGAGGAGGTCTCGGCCGGCGTGATCGACGGGCCGCGGAGCCGCGTCTGGAAGCAGGCAGAAAACCGCCTGCACGCGCAAAAGGCGCTCCTGGTGCAATTGGTCGGAAACGCGCCGGATTAG
- a CDS encoding acetylornithine transaminase, with product MATNAELVALAQGAQLPNYRPPPFVLSEGKGCRVKDVEGNEYLDFSGGIAVLSVGHSHPKLAAAIAAQAGRLMHTSNLFYNDRAIELAHALTERTPFDKVYFSNSGTEANEALLKLARRWHFEHGRPERVEIVAAEHSFHGRTMGALALTGQPKYHEGMGPMVGGIHHVPYDDLEALRAAVNEKTAAVFLEPVQGEGGIIVPSDAYLRGARQVCDDAGALLFFDEVQTGFGRTGTFLAYERSGVIPDGCSLAKGMGGGFPIGAIAVREHVADGLPPGTHASTFGGNPLACAAGLAVLSIMDEEDLLANAKAMGEHLQAGLRRVVERAPAAAEARGHGLLQGIRLADSVDAREIYGRLRDEEKMLASIAGGTVLRMAPPLNVEAAEIDEALARVGRLLETVEA from the coding sequence ATGGCCACCAACGCCGAGCTCGTGGCGCTGGCGCAAGGCGCGCAGCTGCCGAACTATCGTCCCCCGCCTTTCGTGCTGAGCGAGGGGAAGGGCTGCCGTGTGAAGGACGTCGAGGGCAACGAGTACCTCGACTTCAGCGGAGGCATCGCCGTGCTCAGCGTCGGCCACTCGCACCCGAAGCTGGCCGCGGCCATCGCGGCGCAGGCGGGCCGGCTGATGCACACGTCGAACCTGTTCTACAACGACCGCGCGATCGAGCTGGCCCACGCCCTGACCGAGCGCACGCCGTTCGACAAAGTCTACTTCTCGAACAGCGGGACCGAGGCGAACGAGGCGCTCCTCAAGCTCGCCCGGCGCTGGCACTTCGAGCACGGCCGCCCCGAGCGGGTGGAGATCGTCGCGGCCGAGCACAGCTTCCACGGCCGCACCATGGGCGCGCTCGCGCTCACCGGGCAGCCGAAATACCACGAGGGCATGGGCCCGATGGTCGGCGGCATCCACCACGTGCCCTACGACGACCTAGAGGCGCTGAGAGCGGCCGTGAACGAGAAGACCGCGGCGGTGTTCCTCGAGCCGGTCCAGGGCGAGGGCGGCATCATCGTGCCGAGCGACGCGTACCTCCGCGGGGCCCGGCAGGTGTGCGACGACGCCGGCGCGCTGCTCTTCTTCGACGAGGTGCAGACCGGCTTCGGGCGGACCGGCACCTTCCTGGCGTACGAGCGAAGCGGCGTGATCCCCGACGGCTGCTCGCTCGCCAAGGGCATGGGCGGCGGCTTCCCCATCGGCGCCATCGCGGTGCGGGAGCACGTCGCGGACGGCCTGCCGCCGGGCACACACGCCAGCACCTTCGGCGGCAACCCCCTCGCCTGCGCGGCCGGACTCGCGGTCCTGTCCATCATGGACGAAGAGGACCTGCTCGCGAACGCCAAGGCGATGGGGGAGCACCTTCAGGCGGGGCTGCGCCGCGTCGTCGAGCGCGCGCCGGCCGCGGCCGAGGCGCGGGGCCACGGGCTGCTCCAAGGCATCCGGCTGGCCGACTCCGTGGACGCGCGAGAGATCTACGGTCGGCTCCGCGACGAGGAGAAGATGCTCGCGTCCATCGCGGGAGGCACCGTGCTGCGCATGGCGCCGCCGCTCAACGTCGAGGCGGCTGAGATCGACGAGGCCCTGGCGCGCGTGGGCCGCTTGCTGGAGACCGTCGAGGCATGA
- a CDS encoding NAD(P)/FAD-dependent oxidoreductase has product MGTASWIRARRTLPREWDAIVIGAGVGGLVAASLLAKRGQQRVLVLERHYVAGGLTQTFTRRRFHFEVGVHYVGDVGHARAPLRRLLADATDDALAWSPLPRVFDRIRFEDAEVEIAAGAEALREAYLRFAPTERVAIDRYLEDLWACAREGPGYLLAPPAHRARSPFRRWSDVTTAEHLDALGLSPRLAALATTHFGNYGALPDVSSFAAHAMATAHYFSGASFPVGGGAAITDALTDAITRRGGVVAIRAPVEAVRREGARATGVRLEDGTELDAPLVISAVGARLTYDTLLDDDAPEVGAMREAVRAIGPSAAHTALYLGLSESAETLGLSGENRWLSTPTPLRDGARLEAWIAGAEGPAGLFVSCPSANDPTFAARHPGRATVVASVLQPYAPYDGWSESRHHRRPEDYDTTKARLCRDVLAKTRALLPEIEGAIEHVEMSSPLTTRAFTGHPSGETCGLLHSPARFRSAIGPRTPLEGLFLAGQDAWLCGVGGAAFGGLACASLAVKRDLFRAVLFG; this is encoded by the coding sequence GTGGGCACCGCGAGCTGGATCCGCGCGCGGAGGACGCTGCCGAGGGAGTGGGACGCGATCGTCATCGGGGCCGGGGTCGGGGGGCTCGTCGCGGCCTCGCTCCTCGCCAAGCGTGGCCAGCAGCGCGTGCTGGTGCTCGAGCGCCACTACGTCGCGGGCGGCCTGACCCAGACCTTCACCCGGCGTCGCTTCCACTTCGAGGTGGGCGTGCACTACGTCGGCGACGTCGGCCACGCGCGCGCGCCGCTTCGCCGGCTCCTGGCCGACGCGACCGACGACGCCCTCGCCTGGAGCCCGCTCCCGCGGGTCTTCGACCGGATCCGCTTCGAGGACGCGGAGGTGGAGATCGCGGCCGGGGCCGAGGCGCTCCGGGAGGCGTACCTGCGCTTCGCCCCCACCGAGCGGGTCGCGATCGACCGCTACCTCGAGGATCTGTGGGCCTGCGCGCGCGAGGGCCCGGGCTATCTGCTCGCCCCGCCCGCGCACCGCGCGCGCTCTCCGTTTCGCCGCTGGTCCGACGTCACCACGGCCGAGCACCTGGACGCGCTGGGGCTCTCGCCCCGGCTCGCCGCCCTCGCCACGACCCACTTCGGGAACTACGGCGCGCTGCCCGACGTGAGCAGCTTCGCGGCCCACGCGATGGCGACGGCTCACTACTTCTCCGGCGCGTCGTTCCCGGTGGGCGGCGGGGCCGCGATCACCGACGCGCTCACGGACGCGATCACGCGACGCGGCGGAGTGGTGGCCATCCGAGCGCCGGTCGAAGCCGTGCGGCGCGAGGGCGCGAGGGCGACGGGCGTCCGCCTGGAGGATGGAACGGAGCTGGACGCGCCGTTGGTGATCAGCGCGGTCGGGGCGCGCCTGACCTACGACACGCTGCTCGACGACGACGCCCCCGAGGTGGGCGCGATGCGAGAGGCCGTGCGCGCGATCGGCCCGTCCGCGGCCCACACCGCGCTCTACCTCGGCCTCTCCGAGAGCGCCGAGACGCTGGGGCTGAGCGGGGAGAACCGCTGGCTCTCCACGCCCACGCCGCTGCGAGACGGGGCGCGGCTCGAGGCCTGGATCGCCGGGGCCGAGGGCCCGGCCGGCCTCTTCGTCTCCTGTCCGAGCGCCAACGACCCCACGTTCGCGGCGCGCCACCCCGGCCGCGCCACCGTCGTCGCGTCCGTGCTGCAGCCCTATGCCCCCTACGACGGCTGGAGCGAGAGCCGGCACCACCGCCGCCCCGAGGACTACGACACGACCAAGGCGCGGCTCTGCCGGGACGTGCTCGCCAAGACGCGGGCGCTCCTGCCCGAGATCGAGGGCGCCATCGAGCACGTCGAGATGTCGTCGCCGCTGACCACGCGCGCGTTCACGGGTCACCCGAGCGGCGAGACCTGCGGCCTGCTCCACAGCCCGGCCCGCTTCCGGAGCGCCATCGGCCCCCGCACGCCGCTCGAGGGGCTCTTCCTGGCGGGGCAGGACGCCTGGCTCTGCGGTGTGGGCGGCGCGGCGTTCGGCGGCCTCGCCTGCGCCTCGCTCGCCGTGAAGCGCGACCTCTTCCGCGCCGTGCTGTTCGGCTGA
- a CDS encoding SDR family NAD(P)-dependent oxidoreductase, whose amino-acid sequence MRLEGRVAVVTGGSRGLGAAICARLAAEGASVHVGYRRREEDAQRVVATCGANATPLQLDVREQPSVDAAFRGVLARHRRVDVLVCAAAVHHDGFLAMMSDDAWGDVLRTNVDGTMRCVRAVLRPMIAAGRGSVVAVGSVAGLRASPGQANYAASKGAVLALVKTLAAEVGGKGVRVNAVVPGLFDAGMAARLPADRKAAMVERIPLGRPGAAEELASAVAFLASDDASYVTGQSLVVDGGLSS is encoded by the coding sequence GTGAGGCTCGAGGGCCGCGTCGCCGTGGTCACGGGCGGCTCGCGGGGGCTCGGGGCGGCCATCTGCGCGCGCCTCGCGGCCGAGGGCGCCTCCGTGCACGTCGGCTACCGACGCCGGGAAGAGGACGCGCAGCGCGTGGTCGCGACCTGCGGGGCGAACGCCACGCCGCTGCAGCTCGACGTGCGCGAGCAGCCCTCGGTGGACGCGGCGTTCCGCGGGGTCCTCGCGCGCCATCGCCGGGTCGACGTGCTGGTCTGCGCGGCCGCCGTGCACCACGACGGGTTCCTGGCGATGATGAGCGACGACGCGTGGGGAGACGTCTTGCGGACCAACGTCGACGGGACGATGCGGTGCGTGCGGGCCGTGCTGCGGCCGATGATCGCGGCGGGGCGCGGGAGCGTCGTCGCCGTGGGCTCGGTGGCGGGCCTGCGCGCGAGCCCGGGCCAGGCGAACTACGCGGCGTCCAAGGGCGCGGTGCTGGCGCTCGTCAAGACCCTCGCGGCCGAGGTCGGGGGCAAGGGCGTGCGGGTCAACGCCGTGGTGCCCGGCCTCTTCGACGCGGGCATGGCCGCGCGGCTGCCGGCGGATCGCAAGGCGGCCATGGTCGAGCGCATCCCGCTCGGTCGGCCGGGTGCGGCGGAGGAGCTCGCGTCGGCGGTGGCTTTCCTCGCCTCGGACGACGCGAGCTACGTCACCGGGCAGAGCCTCGTGGTCGACGGAGGGCTCTCTTCGTGA
- a CDS encoding thioesterase, with the protein MFDVPVSLPRSAFSPREAARAGDLWRLFQDVAVGGSIAAGWPPERYREEKVSFVVRSMTVIHHRETLYGEPLMGQTWPSRFRRGMFFRRECRVVGEAGPVASATQEWVHVTADVKLAPASESLSSAFEVEEHGPPVQLPEIAPRQGGRVHRFELECWHSWMDPLDHVNHPAYVDWADEALARAMSAEGLDPVALSAVAEEARFSSGVNAREAVTVETQLIGTTADGAAAFSHRIAVGERACAKLTTIRRLHGETGETALLALA; encoded by the coding sequence GTGTTCGACGTACCCGTGAGCCTGCCCCGCTCGGCCTTCTCTCCCCGGGAGGCCGCTCGCGCCGGTGATCTCTGGCGCCTGTTCCAGGATGTGGCCGTCGGGGGATCGATCGCCGCGGGCTGGCCCCCCGAGCGCTACCGCGAGGAGAAGGTCTCGTTCGTGGTCCGATCGATGACCGTGATCCACCACCGCGAGACCCTCTACGGGGAGCCGCTGATGGGCCAGACCTGGCCGAGCCGGTTCCGCCGCGGGATGTTCTTTCGCCGCGAGTGCCGGGTGGTGGGCGAGGCGGGGCCGGTCGCGTCCGCGACCCAGGAGTGGGTCCACGTCACCGCGGACGTGAAGCTCGCGCCGGCCTCGGAGTCTCTGTCGAGCGCGTTCGAGGTCGAAGAGCATGGGCCGCCGGTGCAGCTGCCCGAGATCGCGCCGCGTCAGGGGGGGCGCGTGCACCGCTTCGAGCTGGAGTGCTGGCACTCGTGGATGGACCCGCTCGATCACGTCAACCACCCCGCGTACGTGGACTGGGCGGACGAGGCGCTGGCCCGCGCGATGAGCGCGGAGGGGCTCGACCCGGTCGCGCTCTCGGCCGTGGCGGAGGAGGCGCGCTTCTCGAGCGGGGTCAACGCGCGCGAGGCGGTGACGGTCGAGACCCAGCTGATCGGGACCACGGCGGACGGAGCGGCGGCGTTCTCGCATCGGATCGCGGTGGGCGAGCGCGCTTGCGCCAAGCTCACCACCATCAGGCGCCTGCACGGGGAGACCGGCGAGACGGCGCTGCTCGCCCTCGCCTGA
- a CDS encoding diguanylate cyclase, translating into MVRSVTQEHRRKDVVASAAAARIVQEAVKPDCSAAELAELATADPGFALRLLSMVNSAAYGLPNKVTDVRRAASMMGVRGLRNLALSLIVGDMAPMNEGGRLLLANSVRRAGAARALASALGERQPDEFFTVGLFLESGLLGVAADDPEAAAALGGCPASHRVVRERAAGLTPHPDRGAALAERMELPETTIEAIRHHHDAEMPEGRIAAVAWVAERMAAVFEGGAPQQARDAAIAAAFQLGLSEAQAIEVLDAIPALVRDGASAFDRDLGDQVDLDALIADANASLVEMNQQYEEIIRTLEAVISEKEALAHELEEANAQLSMLASTDALTGLPNKRALTQALARDLAKADRQQETLSLVVVDVDHFKKFNDTWGHSTGDEVLRVVGQVLKMGVRTGDMAARYGGEEFVFILPNTDGDGAQVVAERVRRKLAGTAVPGPKGPLFVTASFGIATITGPGCKDSAGELFEAADKALYAAKEAGRNCVQRAA; encoded by the coding sequence ATGGTCAGAAGCGTCACACAGGAGCATCGCCGCAAGGATGTCGTCGCGTCGGCCGCCGCCGCGCGCATCGTCCAGGAGGCGGTGAAGCCCGACTGCTCCGCGGCCGAGCTCGCGGAGCTGGCGACGGCCGACCCGGGCTTCGCCCTGCGCCTCCTCTCCATGGTCAACAGCGCGGCGTACGGCCTGCCCAACAAGGTCACCGACGTGCGTCGCGCGGCCAGCATGATGGGCGTGCGCGGCCTGCGAAACCTCGCGCTGAGCCTGATCGTGGGCGACATGGCGCCGATGAACGAGGGCGGGCGGCTCCTGCTCGCCAACTCCGTCCGCCGCGCCGGCGCGGCCCGCGCGCTGGCCTCCGCCCTCGGCGAGCGCCAGCCGGACGAGTTCTTCACCGTCGGGCTCTTCCTCGAGAGCGGGCTGCTCGGCGTCGCGGCGGACGACCCGGAGGCGGCGGCCGCCCTCGGTGGGTGCCCCGCGAGTCACCGTGTGGTGCGCGAGCGCGCCGCGGGTCTGACGCCTCACCCGGATCGTGGCGCGGCGCTCGCCGAGCGCATGGAGCTGCCCGAGACCACCATCGAGGCCATCCGACATCACCACGACGCCGAGATGCCCGAGGGGAGGATCGCCGCCGTGGCCTGGGTCGCAGAGCGCATGGCCGCGGTCTTCGAAGGCGGCGCGCCGCAGCAGGCGCGGGACGCCGCCATCGCGGCCGCGTTTCAGCTCGGGCTGAGCGAGGCGCAGGCGATCGAGGTGCTCGACGCAATCCCGGCCCTGGTCCGCGACGGCGCGAGCGCCTTCGACCGAGACCTCGGCGATCAGGTCGATCTCGACGCGCTCATCGCCGACGCGAACGCGAGCCTGGTCGAGATGAACCAGCAGTACGAGGAGATCATCCGCACGCTCGAGGCGGTCATCTCCGAGAAGGAGGCGCTCGCGCACGAGCTCGAGGAGGCCAACGCCCAGCTCTCGATGCTCGCGAGCACGGACGCCCTGACCGGCTTGCCCAACAAGCGCGCGCTGACCCAGGCGCTGGCCCGCGACCTCGCGAAGGCCGACCGCCAGCAGGAGACGCTCAGCCTGGTGGTGGTCGACGTCGATCACTTCAAGAAGTTCAACGACACCTGGGGCCACTCCACCGGCGACGAGGTGCTCAGGGTGGTCGGGCAGGTCCTGAAGATGGGCGTGCGCACCGGCGACATGGCGGCACGCTACGGCGGCGAGGAGTTCGTCTTCATCCTCCCCAACACCGACGGCGACGGCGCCCAGGTCGTGGCCGAGCGCGTGCGGCGCAAGCTCGCGGGCACCGCGGTGCCCGGTCCGAAGGGCCCGCTCTTCGTGACGGCCAGCTTCGGCATCGCCACGATCACGGGCCCCGGGTGCAAGGACAGCGCGGGGGAGCTCTTCGAGGCCGCCGACAAGGCCCTCTACGCGGCGAAGGAAGCCGGCCGCAACTGCGTGCAGCGCGCGGCCTGA
- a CDS encoding acyltransferase domain-containing protein, whose product MAWIFPGQGAEEPGMGLAFPRAASLLSIVERETGLDVRRAIERGGRALGQTEVLQPSLVAVAWACAEAMQQAGLRADRCLGHSLGALSAAAWEAGLSAERAIGLAATRGRAMRSCASEAGAMLAVRAPAEEVEAALTTGVCLAADNAPDEAVVSGDAAALRRFASEIPWPQRPLRVSGAWHSPAMAPAVAPLRAAALSAFDDARVADALAEDLVRPVRFAPALRQLADDGYTDLIFVAPGRVPFGLARRTLGARLALHRVESPADVAATVSRMGRAVDADGRDP is encoded by the coding sequence GTGGCGTGGATCTTCCCGGGGCAAGGGGCCGAGGAGCCGGGCATGGGGCTCGCCTTCCCGCGCGCCGCCTCGCTGCTCTCGATCGTCGAGCGCGAGACGGGGCTGGACGTCCGGCGCGCGATCGAGCGAGGCGGGCGCGCGCTCGGACAGACCGAGGTCCTCCAGCCCAGCCTCGTCGCGGTGGCGTGGGCCTGCGCCGAAGCGATGCAGCAGGCGGGGCTGCGCGCGGATCGGTGCCTCGGCCACTCGCTCGGGGCCCTGAGCGCGGCGGCGTGGGAGGCGGGGCTCTCGGCAGAGCGCGCGATCGGGCTGGCGGCCACGCGGGGGAGGGCGATGCGGTCGTGCGCGTCCGAGGCCGGCGCGATGCTCGCCGTGCGCGCGCCGGCCGAGGAGGTGGAGGCGGCGCTCACGACCGGCGTCTGCCTCGCCGCGGACAACGCGCCGGACGAGGCCGTGGTCTCCGGAGACGCGGCGGCGCTGCGCCGCTTCGCGAGCGAGATCCCGTGGCCCCAGCGGCCGCTCCGGGTGAGCGGCGCCTGGCACTCGCCCGCCATGGCGCCCGCGGTGGCCCCGCTCCGCGCGGCGGCGCTCTCCGCCTTCGACGACGCGCGCGTGGCGGACGCGCTGGCCGAGGACCTCGTCCGGCCGGTTCGGTTCGCGCCCGCGCTGCGGCAGCTCGCCGACGACGGCTACACGGACCTGATCTTCGTCGCCCCGGGCCGGGTGCCGTTCGGGCTCGCGCGTCGCACCCTCGGCGCGCGCCTCGCCCTGCACCGGGTGGAATCGCCCGCCGACGTCGCCGCGACCGTCTCCCGGATGGGACGCGCCGTTGACGCCGATGGTCGAGATCCCTAG
- the hslV gene encoding ATP-dependent protease subunit HslV gives MEEENRFRSTTIVAVRRDGKAAMAGDGQVSLGQTVMKSHARKVRRIASDEVVAGFAGASADAFTLLDRFEAKLKEHGGSLPRAAVELAKDWRTDRYLRRLEAMLVVMDANNTLLVSGTGDVIEPDEGVIAIGSGGSYALAAARALIRHTEKDAREIAVEALRIAGEICVYTNGEVVVEEVSA, from the coding sequence GTGGAAGAAGAGAATCGCTTTCGATCCACCACCATCGTGGCCGTGCGCCGCGACGGAAAGGCCGCGATGGCCGGAGACGGCCAGGTGTCGCTCGGCCAGACGGTCATGAAGAGCCACGCGCGCAAGGTGCGCCGCATCGCGTCGGACGAGGTGGTGGCGGGCTTCGCGGGCGCGAGCGCGGACGCCTTCACCCTGCTCGATCGCTTCGAGGCGAAGCTGAAGGAGCACGGCGGGAGCCTGCCGCGCGCCGCGGTGGAGCTGGCCAAGGACTGGCGCACCGACCGCTACCTGCGCCGCCTCGAGGCGATGCTGGTCGTGATGGACGCCAACAACACGCTGCTGGTCAGCGGCACGGGCGACGTCATCGAGCCCGACGAGGGCGTGATCGCGATCGGCTCGGGCGGCAGCTACGCGCTCGCCGCGGCCCGCGCGCTCATCCGGCACACGGAGAAGGACGCGCGGGAGATCGCCGTCGAGGCGCTGCGCATCGCGGGTGAGATCTGTGTCTATACGAACGGCGAGGTCGTCGTGGAAGAGGTGAGCGCGTGA
- the argB gene encoding acetylglutamate kinase: MKQLIEKAAILHEALPYIRRFHGKTFVIKYGGHAMIDPALRDSFARDIVLMRYVGLNPIVVHGGGPQIDELLKRMGVESERIDGLRVTDEHTMEVVEMVLGGKINQEIVSLICRHGGRAVGLSGKDDGFLLAEKVERMRTKAGREVDPGRVGRMIEVRPKIVHQLVDGGFIPVIAPVAVDDDGASLNVNADTVAGAVAAALEASKLVLMTDIEGIRGREGAVVSSLSASDIATLIDDGVIEGGMIPKVQCGLDAISAGVEKVHVIDGRTRHASLLEIFTDQGVGTQITA, translated from the coding sequence ATGAAGCAGCTGATCGAGAAAGCGGCGATCCTCCACGAGGCGCTCCCCTACATCCGCCGCTTCCACGGCAAGACCTTCGTCATCAAGTACGGCGGCCACGCGATGATCGACCCGGCGCTGCGGGACAGCTTCGCCCGGGACATCGTGCTCATGCGCTACGTCGGCCTGAACCCCATCGTCGTGCACGGCGGGGGCCCGCAGATCGACGAGCTGCTGAAGCGCATGGGGGTCGAGTCCGAGCGGATCGACGGCCTGCGCGTGACCGACGAGCACACGATGGAGGTCGTCGAGATGGTGCTCGGCGGCAAGATCAACCAGGAGATCGTGTCGCTGATCTGCCGGCACGGCGGCCGCGCGGTCGGGCTCAGCGGCAAGGACGACGGCTTCCTGCTCGCCGAGAAGGTCGAGCGGATGCGCACCAAGGCCGGGCGCGAGGTCGACCCCGGGCGGGTCGGTCGCATGATCGAGGTGCGCCCCAAGATCGTGCACCAGCTGGTCGACGGCGGGTTCATCCCCGTCATCGCCCCGGTCGCGGTCGACGACGACGGCGCCTCCCTCAACGTCAACGCGGACACCGTCGCCGGGGCGGTCGCGGCCGCGCTCGAGGCCTCGAAGCTGGTCCTGATGACCGACATCGAGGGGATCCGCGGCCGCGAGGGCGCCGTCGTCTCCTCCCTGAGCGCGTCCGACATCGCGACCCTGATCGACGACGGCGTCATCGAGGGCGGCATGATCCCCAAGGTGCAGTGCGGGCTCGACGCCATCTCCGCCGGCGTGGAGAAGGTGCACGTCATCGACGGCCGCACCCGCCACGCCTCCCTGCTCGAGATCTTCACCGATCAGGGCGTCGGCACGCAGATCACCGCGTAG